A segment of the Symmachiella macrocystis genome:
CGGTCGCCAGGATCAACGGATCAGGGGCGAAACAATCTGACGAGGCATTATTGGTAAAGCTTCGGCAGGAACCCCCTCGCAGCGCAGCAGAAAACCACAAGCCGCTATCTCATTAGAGGACTCACAACGGTCGCCAGGATCGCAGCGATCAACGAAACTGCGGCAAGTAGCGAAACAGCGCAAGGTTTACGGGGGAGAGTGCGTTCCCGCCGGCAAGCAAGTGCGGGGGAAAGGACATTCAGTTTGCTTATGACTGATGATTCCTCTCAGGGCGACTCCACCACGCACTTTTTATGTATTCAACCGATAGTCGGCACAATCATGTCTTCGTGCCAGTATTCGCTTAGATCAGTGACAAGCTCCAGAAACTTGCCAAGATCAACAGGCTTGGTCAAATACGCTTCCACCTCCAAACGTTCGCTTTCGAAGCGGTCCTCTTCGGAGGTAGAGACAGTCATCACCACAACCGGAATGCAGCGCAGCTTGTTATCCGATTTGATGTCGGCCAGCACTTTCCGCCCGTCGACTTTTGGTAGACCCAAATCTAGAAGAATTAGATCAGGCCGGGGTGAATGGCGGTACTTTCCGCACTGGTGCAAAAACTCGAGTGCTTCTTGTCCGTCGGTGAGCCATGTCAAGCGGTGCTCGATGTTCCCCTGCCGTAAGGCCGTCATCGTGATGCGGGCAAATGTCAAACTATCCTCGATCATCAAGATTTCCATGGGCCTGGCGGTTGTCGGTTTCTGCATGATGATGCCGTCATGGGCAACTTGATATTGGAATTCACTGTCGTACGAGTTTTCGGCTAACAACGAGTCCGACTCGTCGATCGACGGATCATCCATGATTGGGGAGAGAATCCAATGCGGGATGCGAAACACTTGCCACAGCAGCCA
Coding sequences within it:
- a CDS encoding response regulator: MSNQRSLLRQLVFSELKRVRIDGQRRSLTALIVDVLEREEFRLSREPSLEDMKWLLWQVFRIPHWILSPIMDDPSIDESDSLLAENSYDSEFQYQVAHDGIIMQKPTTARPMEILMIEDSLTFARITMTALRQGNIEHRLTWLTDGQEALEFLHQCGKYRHSPRPDLILLDLGLPKVDGRKVLADIKSDNKLRCIPVVVMTVSTSEEDRFESERLEVEAYLTKPVDLGKFLELVTDLSEYWHEDMIVPTIG